The proteins below are encoded in one region of Oncorhynchus gorbuscha isolate QuinsamMale2020 ecotype Even-year linkage group LG01, OgorEven_v1.0, whole genome shotgun sequence:
- the LOC123989506 gene encoding claudin-14-like: MASMTVQLLGFFLGLLGLVGSVVATVLPHWWQTAYVGSNIITATAYMKGLWMECVWHSTGIYQCEVHRSMLALPPDLQAARALMLLSCLTSTLAALVSSAGMKCTRCARGSSIKHVLAISGGVCFLSAGMLCLITVCWTTNDVILDFYNPILPEVMKYEIGMAV; the protein is encoded by the exons ATGGCCAGCATGACGGTCCAGCTGCTGGGCTTCTTCCTGGGTCTGCTGGGGCTTGTGGGTAGTGTAGTTGCTACAGTGCTCCCCCACTGGTGGCAGACGGCCTATGTGGGCTCTAACATAATCACAGCCACTGCCTACATGAAGGGGctctggatggagtgtgtgtggcACAGCACGGGCATCTACCAGTGTGAAGTACATCGCTCAATGCTGGCTCTGCCACCTGACCTGCAG GCGGCACGGGCGTTGATGTTGCTGTCCTGCCTGACCTCCACCCTGGCAGCCCTCGTGTCCTCTGCAGGGATGAAGTGTACCCGCTGTGCCCGTGGCTCGTCCATCAAGCATGTCCTGGCCATCAGTGGGGGGGTCTGCTTCCTGTCTGCAGGCATGCTCTGCCTAATCACTGTCTGCTGGACAACCAATGATGTCATCCTCGACTTCTACAACCCCATCCTACCTGAAG TTATGAAGTATGAGATTGGCATGGCGGTGTAG